CAAGTAGTGCgttctttttttaataCTCTGATCACTAAATGTGAACTATCTCCGGGTAAATTATCAAGCATTATCAGGTTTGTAATTCTAGATGCTGTTTCAAATATGGAATTGATCAAGGAAGGTAAAGTTGATGcggaaaatcaacaaattgtAGAATTGCTAGAAAATGTCCTCTTATTCCCCGGTAAATCAAATACCAGTGTTTCGGTTATCCCGATTATTTCAGGCTTGATTGGAAACAACTCAAAGATTTATAGCTTATTAGTCAATCCAAGATTTCCGTTATTACCGAGAAAGcatgatgatttcaacaCCCCCgatgaacttgaagaaatcgaaTTAGAGGAGGAAATGGAGGCACAGGAACTAGCGTCTGGGGACATGATCattccaaaagaaaaaagaagtttagaagatgttgaagcCTTAGAAAAAGCCAACAAGAGACAACAAGTTTCAGACATTAGTGAGAAAGTTACGAGTGATTACAATAGCTTGGTTAGTAAGAACCCAGAAGCAGCAGTAAAGGCTCTCAAACAGATGGAGGCGGAAGCAAAAGAGCAGCAAGAGAATGAAAGTTTATCTGAAAAGGTTGTTGGGCAAGTAGAAGGAATTGTCTCTGATGGCAACTCTGACGAGATTAGTAACGGCCACGATGATGCggatgacgatgaagacaTGGGTTCCGACTTTGAAATTCCAGAAATCAATGTTGAGGATGATTGAAACTTTATAATGGTCCAAACGTACTACAGGCCATTCAAATGTAAGCTATGTATCATGAATTTtccaacaagaagaaactcAAACTTTATCTTAATCGTACGTAACATCTGTAAGGAAAATTGCAGCCTATACGCAGTTTCAAATAGCTCACAAAACATAAGTAATGCACTGTTGATCTAGCATACATCCATACAGACAATCAGGGTACAAGAAATCCCCCCTGTGCCCACCTGAGACATGCAGAGATATGAGACTGTAAgtaagaaaacaaaactcttataagaaaaagaaaaagtaaaagaaaCATAGAAATATTCGTGTACAATTAAGCCTTTCCGAAGTTTGTTAGTGGATCAGAATGTACGGTTAGCGTCGTATTATGTAACAAGAAATTTGTGCCAAACGCATTCACCCATCTCGTCCCCGCAACCACAAGGGTTGCATATCTGAGGTAAACCCCAGAGGAACGCCGGATGTGTCAACAGACAACACCTAGTTTTCATCAGATTAGTAAAAAACTATGGAAGGTCATACTgggaaatgaaaaaactcATGAAAGTAATCCATTTAAGTGCAGTGTGGGAAATACTCTCGCTTTTATAGTAAATTGTATTTTCAACTCATAAGGAAAGCGACAAACATattgggaaaaaaacaacaaatctTACCAATATTTCAGGCTGTGCAGGagggtttttttttcttctttttttttttattctgTCTTTAAAGTTCAAGAAGCTGAAAGGGTAAAAAACTATATCGTTTTATTTTAGCATATTCAACAATCAAATGGCAGTCAAAAGCGGCAAAGGGAATAGCGGGAAAGCCTCAAAGGCCaccagtgaaaaaaaacatgttcaAGAAACATTTTCCATTGCAGATATAGAAAAACTaagaaatgaaattgttgaatcacCTAAAAATTATAATAAGATTGTGAAGTTGCAAACTCTATTAGAGAAGTCAATAAAAGATGTCGATTCACTCACTAGCTCATCAGGGTTGAAAGTTCATAGATCCTTGCTATTTAACTTAACGAAAATATACCTTTACTTGGTTAGTAAAAAGATACTGAAGGTTCAAAAGAcccaaaatgaaaaagagCAGATTGTATCCAAATGGTTAATTGCCAAGTATGAAGGTTTCCAGCGTTGCATATTTGAGATTTGGAACATGACAAACGACAGTGATAAGCTTGCGACTTTGAAGCTCGATGGCTTGGAACATTTAATGAATTTATTAAAACAGGAGAGTAAATATATGAGACCATCCGATGATGAATCCTATTTCCCTAGTACGACGTATCGTAAGATTATATTTGAGCTATTGAGGAGCGGCGTCAAGTCCAAGATATTGAGTGATGGAACTATTGACGACTACCTACTTTTGGAGTTCCAGGAATATTTTAACAAATACTGggatttgaaattttacTTTTTCCAAGAGTTCCCAGTGGTTGTCAAAATGATCAgagatgaagatattgaacaTTATATCGcgttttccaaattgatCACATTAATCAAGCTTGAACCACTCTATGAAACAGAGAACAAAGATGAAATTACCGAGAAATCCATATTTGTTTATCGTGTTCCTGAAAATATGGTTTATTCGGTGAACCAACTCCACATAAACTTTGAGAAATCATTAATATCAGCACTTAATTTCCCCAACTTGCAAAAGGAGGAGTATTTATCGATATTATCGATTTTACATAAACGTATAATACCATTCTTCAGTGATGCCACAAAATTAATGGATTTTCTGACGGCTTCATACACGCTAGGTATCAAAAGTAAGGATATTACAATGTCAATTCTATCTTTGAATGGTTTATGGGAGTTGATGAGGGTTTACAATCTGGATTACCCTGATTTCTACAAGAATTTGTATGCAATTTTAACCCCGGATTTATTACATCTGAGAGAAAAGTCCAGATTTTTCAGGTTGTTGGATCTGTTTATGTCTTCGACCCATTTATCAGCTTCTATTGTTGCAAGTTTCATTAAAAAATTGGCAAGATTGAGTTTAACAGCACCGCCATCTGGTATTGTCTCTATCATTCCTTTTATCTATAATCTAATCAAGAAATACAACCATACTACATGTATGTTATTGATTCATTCTACCACTacaaatgaagaagatttggTTTATGAAGATCCCTTTGATGAAAACGAGCGGGATCCATCATTAACAAATGCCATTGATTCATCCATTTGGGAACTCGAAACAATGATCAATCATTACCACCCTAATGTGTCCTCATTAGTGAAAATTTTCCAACAGCACTTTACAAAGTACAGCTATAATATGGAAGACTTTTTAGATTGGAATTATAGCAAGCTAATTGACGCCGAAATGGATAAGAAGCTGAAGGGGGAAGTGGGTttagaatttgaaaagtgGAATAAGATGTTTGATGACGAAGGATATTTACAAGATTATTTATATTAGTAATAGTGGGAGCAGTAAGACTATTGATAAAGATATCAACAGCCACACGAAATTTCAAATGAGAGCAAGAATAGATGTGTTTTATTcatgtttttgttttgccTGTTTTCCTCcgtttttcttgaattttcaCTATTCTTAACTATATAatttggtgaaaaattcataaaAGTACAACGATAAAGCAGTTGATGGCACGCTCTTCAACAAGGCAAGTGATAACCCGCGGTAAAAGCCTCTGAAACCATTGATTCTATAAATTTGTTTGATGTGATTTAACAAATTACCTTTAATTTGTAATCGTCTCTTGATCAGATCTAATGGATAAACGAAGGTTTTGCTCAAGAGCCCGGCAATACCACCTGCTACTGCACTATCCATATCTCTCCGCTTCATGAAGGAATACGAGCCAAAAGAGATACCAGTCAAGATGGAGATGTAGCCAATGCCCACTTGACAGcctttgaaaaatccaagaGGTCCATTTTCCTTCCAAATTTCCCTTATTGATAAAAGTAGAGATTTTGAACCGCTTTTGGTATAACTTGCCAACCTTGTACGTAGCAGGTCAAACGGATACGATATTACAGTTGCCATTGATCCTGCGGTTGCACCAACAATCATATCCTTGAGCGGACCATCATGTAGAGGGACCACGTTAGAGACGATTGTGAATGAAGTAAACTGAGAGGCACCGTAAATAACGTACAACAATTCTGCTGGAATATTACCTTTCCAGAAGGCCCGTATACCTTCTTTTCGAACAATGTGATAGACTGTTGATGTGAGTGAGGAATGATTCGATAGTTGGAGTCGTATTTTCACCACGTCTATTGgtgaaatgaaaaatcgTACCAGTAACCCCGACGATGAACCGGCAAGTATAGATGTCAGAGGGGTGGAACTATCCGTTATGAAGGacattgtttttttttctccttctgccctttctttcaaaagagCTCGATGTGTAGTTAAATACGCTATTGTGAAAGTGAAATGGACTTGATGAACCGTGCCCTTTTTATTCTCCTCTTTGATACAGGGGCGGAGATTTGACGGACTTTTTCATGCCGCGTTACTCGGATATTAAGTAAGGCCTGTTAGAGAGGTAGCAAGACGGGCATAAGCAAGAAAGACAGAAAGAGAAGCAAGACACTAACGAGAGGATTAGAATTATTCCTCCTTCTCTTAATTTCTCCCCTTATTCGTTTAATATACAGAGACCATAATAAGGACACATAAAAGATAcataaaaaagaaactctGGGGTGGACgtaaaaaacaaaattggTCAATCAAAAGGTGGTTTctctttgttgttgtaaCAGGATTGCatttttagtttcttcGTCGACACAACCTTCCCAAACGGACGGGTCCACTGAGGATAGTCCTGTTTTGATTACATTGAAGTCTGAAATGGTGGTTTCAATTTGGACTTTCCCCGAGGAGGGATCGCCATCATTGGAAAATTTTATGAATTTTGACTTTGTAGGTTGAGTTGTTGATGGTACAAAGTTCAAATTGGTGTATATATCCCGTTGGACGCGTTTTTTCAGAAGCTCGTTACGATCATACAATAGCATGGAGTCGAATTGCCGGGATTTCAAGGCATGATCGTAAATCCAGGACTCGTTGGTACCTTGAATGTTATTTTTCGACAATAGAGCAGCCATATTTTCCTTGCGTTCAAATAGAGAATGATCATTAAATGAGTGGGAATCACCATTCAGTATTGGGTTTGCAAGTGCACCTTCGATTGCGCCATTTTCTCTCGCTTTGTCCTCGTAGTAGTCGTCAATAACCATTTTACCATTTACAATTAAACGAGCCCCAAATTCCTTAAAGGCCGATCTGGCAGTAATTAAATAAGCCGCTCTTGTTTTGAAAGTGCCTGGCAAAAGATCGTCTTTGATGAGCTTCATCTTTGAGGCTTCATCAACCTTGTACCTGTATAAATTGGTATGTTTCTGAAACAAAAAGTAGGAATCCCTATATCCAATTAGACGGGCAACGTCGGTTGAAATGGCATATAAACGGTCTCCCTTATTGGGGACTTTGAACGTCTTAAACCGAAACTTCCTTCCGCCCTTCAACACTCCCAGTTCGGAGATCTTGCGATCGCCCTTGATATCGTTAGGGGTGTCATATTCGTCATTTAAGGGAGAGACTTCATTCTCTTCTGCTGCAGGAGTGGGGGTTTTCCTTGAGGGAAGATTCGAGTTGGACCTAGATCTTGATTTCGATGCATGGTGTTTACCACGTCGGTTCGAGTGACCcgctgttgctgctgttgttgttgttgtcgttgttgttgtcgtTGCAGAATTGGAGCCCGTAGTTCCTGAAGTTTCACCTCCAACGTCTGCTGCTATAGTGGATTCTGTGTATGAGGCATCGTTTGTATCTGAATCGTTCCCGTCCTCCATTTCCTCGTCGTCGTCGACATCCCcgtcaacatcaacatcgtTATCCACATACTGGTCGTCACTATACTCCTCGTCGGCCATCGTGTCCCTATTTGTGTGTGCACGTATGTTTGTATTGTAACGTAATCAGTCGTCTCCCGTCAAtgtctctctctcttctttcTGTCTTTCTACCATACCGCCCTTCACCCCCCAATTGAGAAACCCTCCTTTTCCTTCGCTTGCCTCGATTTCATATTTTCACTCTTCCACACCAAATTTTCCAGACACCCCCGCGAACCCGcgaaaacgaaaaaaaattctcGCCCATTGgaaattatcaaaaccACTCTGCTATGTGGCCATTACATATAAAAAGAGTCAATCGGCACTGGTTCGTATAGAAACATCATAATACTGTAGATATCAATGTACAGATTTATAGAgtgttgttttcttttccttactttttttttctttcttctattCCTTTACCAATTTGATTACCATCCGCCCACTGTTGTTGGGACACCAGTACAAATAGACAACGGGTGTGTTAACTTAAGACTGACATTGACGTGTTATGTGTTTAACTTAGCATTTACGTTGAAGTTTGATCCTCCTTCTTGGACCAGGCCCCATTTTTGTGCGGTTCTCGCATGCCGGTGGCTTGGTTCGTGACTAGTGGGGAAGTTGCTGCTGTGTCTTTGGAACCAGTTTGGTTTCTCGTGCACAATGTGAGGCCATAATGTATTTGTCTGTTGTATAACACACAGACAATAGTGCTGATTTATCGCGACTTGCCGTCTCTAGGGCAAAATCGCTTCATGCTCAGCATACACTCTGCGCTGCAGTAATAGTAGTAGTAACAATGATTGTAATAATAGCGCTAGTGTTGGTGGTAATGCTAATGCTAATGCTAGTTCTAATGCTGATTCTAATGCTAATTTTAATGCTAATTCTAATGCTAGTTCTAATGCTAATGCAAGTGCTCGTGTTTGGTGAAATAGTTGCACCGCGGCTAATTTCTGTTTCCAGAGAATGTCTTTTCTGTAAAAGCGTTAAAacatggaaaaaaacactAATTTACGTGCTATCCAGCTATGGCGGGGCTCGGCTCCTATTATGAGTTGTTCTTTACAATCGAATTTTGCATAACCTTGTTTGGAAATGGCCTACATTGTATATCAATCTCCTTATCATGGTGTGGAGTTGCATCTATTATCAGCTATACATGGAGTTTTACTAGGAGAAACGCCAGTTCAAATACACACCTGCACAAACACCAGTACTACATacacaaacacacacaTACATATACACACACATAGACACCTGTACACATAGACACCCTTGCACCACACACAAGGATAAACACTGAGCAGGTTCTAGAAGAATTCCTCCCCCGCCAAACCCGTAACGTTTGGCAATTGAGCAGTTTCTCATAGGGTCCAAGCCAGCACTGGGAGTAACAGCTTGCGAAAATTGGAACTGCACTGTACCTACGTAACCCAAGAGATACtacaacagcaacaacgACTGGCATTACACATCCAACACTACGACAACCGACACCACCATCATTACGTCCACTATAGACATTCACGCAAAGAACAAGTCAACCATCAGACACACCAATGGCACCCTCCTTTGTATTCCAAACACACGACGAAGTCATCAACTACAAGGGCTCTAATACCTCTCTTGACTATATCGATCACGAACTCTCTGCCGGTTTGGATTCCAGTGATGCCTTTGAAGGCCCGGAAAAATTGTTGGAAATTTGGTTCTCTGATAACAATGTTCTTCCTGAAAATTGGAACAGAAACGGCCTTCGGGCTATACCCTTGGTGGACATTGAAGAGATGCTTTCCCTGGTGAACTGCCAGATCTTGTCCAAGATATCTGGTTTGAACTGCGACGCTTATCTTCTAAGCGAATCCTCCCTCTTTGTTTATAAGAACAAGATGATCCTGAAAACTTGTGGCCGTACAACAATTCTCTCCTGTATCCCCAAACTAGCGTCTTTGATCTCCAGCTTTGTCTGTCCACAATACAATGAACAGGAATTTAAAAACATTTACCAGGTTTTCTACTCCCACCGCACCTTTATGTTCCCACAGAAGCAACTGGGCACATACCAGTCTTGGGATAATGAATTGGCGTGCCTTAATCAATGGTTTGACAATGGCAAGCACAAATCGTATGTCTTGGGCGATCAGAAGGATGCTCAGTGGCATTTGTACATCAATGGTATGGCATTTGAACATGGTGACACTAGGTTGTCCAATAGAACTGCCACTGATGCGAACATTGACACCACCATTGAAATCCACATGACAGGACTAGATGCAGACGTTGCAGCCCAATATTACATgtcaaacaacaacaattgcagcaacaacaataacaacagaCCACTAGGTAAAGACGAGGACAAGGGTCACGTGTTTGGCAATGAGATTCTGAAACGGACCAAGCTGGACTGTGTCTTGAACAGGGGAACCACACTGAAACACGATGCCTTTGCATTTGATCCGTGCGGATTCTCGTCTAATAGCATTGTCGATGGGAATTACTATTACACAGTGCATATTACCCCCGAGCAAGGATGGTCGTATGCTTCCTTTGAGACTAACCACCCCTGTGTCGATCTGTGGGAGCTTCTGCACAATGTGTTACCGCTGGCTAACCCGAGAGAATTCACGATGGTGATCTGCAGCAACGACAATGCCGTCCTAGAACGTCATGACACAGCGTCTGCCACGAACCCTAGCCGCGTCCCCGGCTACGTGCGTCACGAGTCCCTAAAGACCTCAACGGTTCCATCTGGCCCGTTGTCTACTGGCACTTCATCTACTTCCCCCTTGTATATAGGAAACGGCTACCACGTGTGGCGCATGCACTACATGAAGGAGTAAACTCAACAGACATTACATCTCCTACTCTGCACACCACCTTACTGCATGGCATGACACGGCACGGCACGGCATAACGCAAGACAAGATAACAGAACCCAACACTGCATTGCAGTACCTGCCTCATACCGCAATGTTTCAAATTGGCGAACTTTGTATTGCTCGActataatttcaaataaaaacatgTAGACCAAAAAAAACCGGGAGAGTGGAAAGTTCCATGCAGCGAGATCGTCTCCACTTTTGCACGAGGTGTGCATAAACTGCATAACACTGGCTCAAAGGTCGATGATACTTTCTTCGACACGTTTCTTGTTAACACCATCTACATAGGCAACGATACATGTACAATCCAGCACACTACTACCCGCAGTACGCAGAACAGCTTCCACAGACACAGACACAGACACAGACGGTGTCTGGCTCGGGGCCTACGTCGGGCAATACCAATGGCGCACAAACCtccttcaacaacaacaacaacaacaacaataacaataacatcaacaacaccagCAACACCGGCACCGGCACTGGCACTGGCACCCCTGGCATCAATGGCACCCATGTGAGCATCAATAACACTGGCAGTCCTAGCGTGGCAACCTCACCGCTTCTACAGCAACATCCTCACCATCAAATCCAGCAGATCCCCCATGTCCAGCACCAGCAGATCCCACAATATCATACTCACAATCAACAGTCCCCCTCCACGCAATCACAATATGGCTACTACCAACAACCCTTGTCTGCTGTAGATTATGCATATTATCCAAACACTTATATATATCCCAGTCAGCCCTACGTCTATGACTATCAGCAACCCCAGCCCCAACCTCAACAgcctcaacaacaaaatcaacaacctCAGCAAACTCAACAGGGCCAGCCCCAGACTCTCCAAGCTTCCCAACAAcctcaacaacagcagcagcaacaacagcaacaacaacagcagcagcagcagcagcagcaggTCCAAAAGACTCAGCAGGTGCAATTGCCTGCCCAACAACAAGTTAGAATTCCTCAGTACAATGGCGTCAACTCCTATAACTTAGGCATGAATATGAATATGGGAATGAATATGGGTATGAATATGGGTATTGGCTTACCAATCGGTGTCAACCCAACCACACCTTCGAGCTCCACACACCCCATCTCATCTGCAACTATCCCCTCCAACTCGAGCCATATCCCCCATTCCGCAGCAATGTCTCAGTATAATTCGAATAACTCGAATTCTACCTCAGGTCTATTGAATGATCATGCGCCAAGTAACATAACAAGTCACCCCCATTATCTTCATAATGACAACAACCTCACGAATACTAATAATGCACGTAGCAGTAGTACTGGTAATAGCGGTCATAATGGTTCCTCGCTACAACTTCAACAGTCAACTTCAAACAGACCTAAAATTACAACTACAATGTGGGAAGATGAACGTACTTTATGCTACCAGGTTGAGGCAGCGGGCGTGTCTGTGGTTCGACGTGCAGATAACAATATGATCAACGGCACAAAGCTGTTGAATGTTGCCAAAATGACAAGGGGGCGTCGTGATGGTATTCTAAAGGCTGAGAAAACTAGACATGTCGTGAAAATCGGTTCCATGCATCTAAAGGGTGTTTGGATCCCCTTTGAGAGAGCATTTGTTATTGCTCAAAGAGAAGGTATAGCCGACTTGTTATATCCCTTATTTGTCAAGGACATCCAACGGATTATTCAGCAGGGTATACCGACCGTTAAAATGGGCCAATACGCCGTCGCCAGCGCTCCAAATAACCCAATTGTCAACCAAGATTCTATGGGTATAAGTGCAAACCTTTCCATTGGGACGCATTCTAACCATAATTCGGACCATAATAACAATAGTAGTAATCATAACCATAATACTAATCATAGTATAGACAACAACACGAATACTAGTGCAACCCATTTAAGTGGATCTACGAATCAAGCTTGTGACTCCCCATCTAATAACTCCAATGCACTTGTCAATGAGGCGCCCGACGCACAAACAGTTGGCAATACAACTACCTACACGACAACTACAGGCTCCActaacaacaataatatGCCTTCAGAATACAcacatcatcaatattacTTTGAtacaagagagaaagacTGAATGTTTAATGGAAATCTAATAAACTCTTGTAACTACAGGCATCCTTCTCTTATctttcctccttcttcttttactcttttttttttcaacatctcTGCCCTCTCTTTTCTGTTTAGTCAATAATATATACTATGTACATGTCCATTTCTTTAAATATTGTCCACTATATATGCTTATGCAACTACACAAACTTTATGCGTAAAATCGCATAGCGAATTCGTTCAATGCATGTAAAAAAGAACATCTGCGCGAAACAATCAGACATAATTTGCCgaatggaaaaaaactttaaatTGAAGACGGTTGATTGACGTCCCACTTGCAGGTATTTACTAGTTCTTCGTAAGTTTGCTGGAGAAGTTTCTTATTAGCACCATTACCGGCTGAGTCAACTACATAAACACATTCTGGATGTTTCTCTAGAAAGTCACGAATGAAATCAACACGCTGAAGATTCAACTTAAATGCTAACAATGATGCTAACTGTAATTCAGTTGatgttttatttgtttgatcTTTAACTTGATCCAACTGGACAATGTGTTCGATCGTAGTCTTATATGCTGTATATTCAATATTGATCTCCTTGGACTTGAGGTATTCAACAAATGGAATAATCTGATCGTACTCCCCCTCTTGTAAATATTTTTGGACAATATAATTACTAACCTTGATAaatgttgatttcttaTTGGTGTCTAATAAAGGTAAAATCTCAGTTTTCCATAAATCATTAAAACTGATCTGTGAGTCATCGATTTGGTGACGGATCtgcttgaatttggaataaTTCTTGAACATCTCAAAAATTGGCTCGTAGATTGAAATATCAAAACCTACCTTAAATGGTACACTATTAGTGACATATTCGTCATTATACAATTTCATTAATTGTTCATCTGTTCCAATCATCTTTTGTTCATCTGTCATTTGTTTATTCatgttcttcttgaatAATTCATTGTGCCATCTGTTGTTTTTAATCATAATATTAAACAATTTGACAGATTCGTCACTTGGGTTAGCCGTATGTGTAATCATTTCCAATAATCTATGGCTAGTGTATGTCTTTAGTGAACATCCTGTAAGCCTCTGTAGTTGTATTGCGGCAGGTATAGCTAGATGCGGTTCATATGAAATTATGTGATCCATAGTATACATTACCAAACATGATGGGATCTCAACTAACCTTGAATTGATAATTTTATCAAGCGCCATAACACCTTCCTCTATCCGATGCTCTTTGATCATCAGTTTAGTGAATTGCATATATGATGCATACGTAAAATCAATTTGCCTGTCTAATATCTTCTGCTTTAATTCGTCAAACTTGTATATCTTGAAGTATTCTCGATCTCTTAATATATCATCCATAGGAACACCCTTTTCATttaattttctcaaaaaaaattgtgCCCCATCCCTTGgtaataaataaaatagCTTATAAACATACTCTGCTGAAAGTGGGACATTATAGTTTTTcatagttttcaaatgtttcaaaagttgTGCCACACTTTGCTTACTATCCTTGTACATCTTGGTCATATTCAACAAGGATAAC
The window above is part of the Pichia kudriavzevii chromosome 1, complete sequence genome. Proteins encoded here:
- a CDS encoding uncharacterized protein (PKUD0A08070; similar to Saccharomyces cerevisiae YPR144C (NOC4); ancestral locus Anc_3.482) translates to MAVKSGKGNSGKASKATSEKKHVQETFSIADIEKLRNEIVESPKNYNKIVKLQTLLEKSIKDVDSLTSSSGLKVHRSLLFNLTKIYLYLVSKKILKVQKTQNEKEQIVSKWLIAKYEGFQRCIFEIWNMTNDSDKLATLKLDGLEHLMNLLKQESKYMRPSDDESYFPSTTYRKIIFELLRSGVKSKILSDGTIDDYLLLEFQEYFNKYWDLKFYFFQEFPVVVKMIRDEDIEHYIAFSKLITLIKLEPLYETENKDEITEKSIFVYRVPENMVYSVNQLHINFEKSLISALNFPNLQKEEYLSILSILHKRIIPFFSDATKLMDFLTASYTLGIKSKDITMSILSLNGLWELMRVYNLDYPDFYKNLYAILTPDLLHLREKSRFFRLLDLFMSSTHLSASIVASFIKKLARLSLTAPPSGIVSIIPFIYNLIKKYNHTTCMLLIHSTTTNEEDLVYEDPFDENERDPSLTNAIDSSIWELETMINHYHPNVSSLVKIFQQHFTKYSYNMEDFLDWNYSKLIDAEMDKKLKGEVGLEFEKWNKMFDDEGYLQDYLY
- a CDS encoding uncharacterized protein (PKUD0A08080; similar to Saccharomyces cerevisiae YGR096W (TPC1); ancestral locus Anc_3.435) encodes the protein MSFITDSSTPLTSILAGSSSGLLVRFFISPIDVVKIRLQLSNHSSLTSTVYHIVRKEGIRAFWKGNIPAELLYVIYGASQFTSFTIVSNVVPLHDGPLKDMIVGATAGSMATVISYPFDLLRTRLASYTKSGSKSLLLSIREIWKENGPLGFFKGCQVGIGYISILTGISFGSYSFMKRRDMDSAVAGGIAGLLSKTFVYPLDLIKRRLQIKGNLLNHIKQIYRINGFRGFYRGLSLALLKSVPSTALSLYFYEFFTKLYS
- a CDS encoding uncharacterized protein (PKUD0A08090; similar to Saccharomyces cerevisiae YMR091C (NPL6); ancestral locus Anc_2.471); its protein translation is MADEEYSDDQYVDNDVDVDGDVDDDEEMEDGNDSDTNDASYTESTIAADVGGETSGTTGSNSATTTTTTTTTTAATAGHSNRRGKHHASKSRSRSNSNLPSRKTPTPAAEENEVSPLNDEYDTPNDIKGDRKISELGVLKGGRKFRFKTFKVPNKGDRLYAISTDVARLIGYRDSYFLFQKHTNLYRYKVDEASKMKLIKDDLLPGTFKTRAAYLITARSAFKEFGARLIVNGKMVIDDYYEDKARENGAIEGALANPILNGDSHSFNDHSLFERKENMAALLSKNNIQGTNESWIYDHALKSRQFDSMLLYDRNELLKKRVQRDIYTNLNFVPSTTQPTKSKFIKFSNDGDPSSGKVQIETTISDFNVIKTGLSSVDPSVWEGCVDEETKNAILLQQQRETTF
- a CDS encoding uncharacterized protein (PKUD0A08095) produces the protein MIVIIALVLVVMLMLMLVLMLILMLILMLILMLVLMLMQVLVFGEIVAPRLISVSRECLFCKSVKTWKKTLIYVLSSYGGARLLL
- a CDS encoding uncharacterized protein (PKUD0A08097), which encodes MPVVVAVVVSLGLRRYSAVPIFASCYSQCWLGPYEKLLNCQTLRVWRGRNSSRTCSVFILVCGARVSMCTGVYVCVYVCVCLCM
- a CDS encoding uncharacterized protein (PKUD0A08100; similar to Saccharomyces cerevisiae YOL052C (SPE2); ancestral locus Anc_8.800), with product MAPSFVFQTHDEVINYKGSNTSLDYIDHELSAGLDSSDAFEGPEKLLEIWFSDNNVLPENWNRNGLRAIPLVDIEEMLSLVNCQILSKISGLNCDAYLLSESSLFVYKNKMILKTCGRTTILSCIPKLASLISSFVCPQYNEQEFKNIYQVFYSHRTFMFPQKQLGTYQSWDNELACLNQWFDNGKHKSYVLGDQKDAQWHLYINGMAFEHGDTRLSNRTATDANIDTTIEIHMTGLDADVAAQYYMSNNNNCSNNNNNRPLGKDEDKGHVFGNEILKRTKLDCVLNRGTTLKHDAFAFDPCGFSSNSIVDGNYYYTVHITPEQGWSYASFETNHPCVDLWELLHNVLPLANPREFTMVICSNDNAVLERHDTASATNPSRVPGYVRHESLKTSTVPSGPLSTGTSSTSPLYIGNGYHVWRMHYMKE
- a CDS encoding uncharacterized protein (PKUD0A08110; similar to Saccharomyces cerevisiae YKL043W (PHD1) and YMR016C (SOK2); ancestral locus Anc_2.564), coding for MYNPAHYYPQYAEQLPQTQTQTQTVSGSGPTSGNTNGAQTSFNNNNNNNNNNNINNTSNTGTGTGTGTPGINGTHVSINNTGSPSVATSPLLQQHPHHQIQQIPHVQHQQIPQYHTHNQQSPSTQSQYGYYQQPLSAVDYAYYPNTYIYPSQPYVYDYQQPQPQPQQPQQQNQQPQQTQQGQPQTLQASQQPQQQQQQQQQQQQQQQQQQQVQKTQQVQLPAQQQVRIPQYNGVNSYNLGMNMNMGMNMGMNMGIGLPIGVNPTTPSSSTHPISSATIPSNSSHIPHSAAMSQYNSNNSNSTSGLLNDHAPSNITSHPHYLHNDNNLTNTNNARSSSTGNSGHNGSSLQLQQSTSNRPKITTTMWEDERTLCYQVEAAGVSVVRRADNNMINGTKLLNVAKMTRGRRDGILKAEKTRHVVKIGSMHLKGVWIPFERAFVIAQREGIADLLYPLFVKDIQRIIQQGIPTVKMGQYAVASAPNNPIVNQDSMGISANLSIGTHSNHNSDHNNNSSNHNHNTNHSIDNNTNTSATHLSGSTNQACDSPSNNSNALVNEAPDAQTVGNTTTYTTTTGSTNNNNMPSEYTHHQYYFDTREKD